Proteins from a single region of Pseudomonadota bacterium:
- a CDS encoding amidohydrolase family protein, translated as MYKTGDGEEIFVVDAHIHLWDARPENQRNIHGAQFINCFHDYHKALSPAEYLWTAEKFQHYGSDALYEDLFVNGYADMAICQPTYLKEFYNTGFNTTEQNSKLRDKYPDRIILNGAFDPRDGEPGLEALEALVETYGLQGVKLYTAEWRGDSKGYKLSDPWAKRYLEKAQSLGIKNVHVHKGPTILPLNRDAFDVADIDDAATDFPELNFIVDHVGLPRLDDFCWIAVQEPNVYGGLAVASAFVHARPRYFAEMMAELLFWVGEDRLLFASDYGIWQPKWLIEKFMAFEMPEDLKAETGVDLTPEAKRKILGLNAAKLYGIDVDAKKATLGAA; from the coding sequence ATGTATAAGACCGGCGACGGTGAAGAAATCTTTGTGGTCGACGCGCATATTCATTTATGGGACGCGCGGCCAGAAAATCAACGCAACATTCATGGCGCACAATTCATCAACTGCTTTCACGATTATCACAAAGCGCTGAGCCCGGCGGAGTATCTTTGGACGGCGGAGAAGTTTCAGCACTATGGCAGCGACGCGCTGTATGAAGACCTGTTCGTGAACGGCTATGCCGATATGGCGATCTGCCAGCCAACCTATCTCAAGGAATTCTATAATACCGGCTTCAACACAACCGAGCAGAACTCTAAATTACGCGATAAATATCCTGACCGCATTATATTGAATGGCGCCTTCGACCCGCGCGACGGCGAACCCGGATTGGAGGCGCTGGAAGCGCTGGTCGAGACCTATGGCCTTCAAGGCGTAAAACTCTATACCGCCGAGTGGCGTGGCGATTCGAAGGGCTACAAGCTCAGCGATCCGTGGGCCAAGCGCTATTTGGAGAAGGCTCAGTCGCTTGGCATCAAGAATGTCCATGTCCACAAAGGCCCGACCATCCTGCCGCTCAACCGCGATGCTTTCGATGTGGCAGACATTGATGACGCGGCGACCGATTTTCCCGAACTGAATTTTATCGTCGATCATGTCGGCCTGCCGCGCCTCGACGATTTCTGCTGGATCGCCGTGCAGGAGCCCAACGTCTATGGCGGCCTCGCTGTGGCCTCGGCATTCGTCCATGCGCGGCCGCGTTATTTCGCCGAGATGATGGCGGAACTGCTGTTTTGGGTCGGCGAGGACCGCCTGCTGTTCGCCAGCGATTACGGCATCTGGCAGCCCAAATGGCTGATCGAAAAATTCATGGCGTTCGAAATGCCCGAAGACCTCAAGGCCGAGACCGGCGTCGATCTCACACCTGAGGCAAAGCGTAAAATCCTTGGCCTCAACGCGGCCAAGCTCTATGGCATCGATGTCGATGCCAAGAAAGCCACGCTCGGCGCGGCTTGA
- a CDS encoding DMT family transporter produces MKISSGLLIPTFLLLLGGTSYGSIFTANKLAVDAGMPAFAYAFWQIVIASAVLLPVSMLLRSPPKLSLRHLRVYGLVAVVGLSGPTIIIVTLANKLPPSVITLAAALIASATYLLALAVRSESFRWLALLGVVLGFGGVLFIVLPEDGLPDQAAAGWVLFALLLPASAAVNNVFTARLMPPDVNSLALTTGLMTLSALLLFIIMLVTDGPVALTHAGVDAVWPTLWASAATVVTYLCFFEILRRAGGVFFAQINYVVVAAGVVWAYLLFGDEPNIWLWAAIAIIALGLAVMNYSKSRTVRSAKV; encoded by the coding sequence ATGAAAATTTCCTCGGGCCTGTTGATACCGACCTTTCTGCTGCTGCTTGGCGGCACTTCGTACGGCAGTATATTTACGGCTAACAAATTGGCGGTGGACGCCGGCATGCCGGCCTTCGCTTATGCATTTTGGCAGATCGTCATCGCCTCCGCGGTGCTGTTGCCGGTCTCGATGTTGCTGCGCTCGCCGCCAAAATTAAGCCTGCGCCATTTGCGGGTCTATGGCCTGGTGGCTGTCGTCGGACTGTCAGGCCCAACCATCATCATCGTCACCCTGGCGAATAAGCTGCCGCCGTCTGTCATCACGCTGGCGGCGGCGCTGATCGCTTCGGCGACCTATCTGCTCGCCCTTGCCGTGCGCAGTGAATCGTTCCGCTGGCTCGCGCTGTTGGGCGTGGTGCTCGGCTTCGGCGGGGTGCTGTTCATCGTGTTGCCGGAAGACGGCCTGCCCGATCAAGCGGCGGCAGGTTGGGTGCTGTTCGCGCTGCTGCTACCCGCGAGTGCCGCTGTCAATAATGTGTTTACTGCCAGGTTGATGCCGCCAGACGTGAATTCGCTTGCGCTCACCACCGGGCTGATGACGCTCAGCGCGCTCCTGCTCTTTATCATTATGCTCGTGACCGACGGGCCAGTGGCGCTTACCCATGCCGGCGTCGATGCTGTTTGGCCGACGCTTTGGGCGAGCGCAGCGACCGTTGTGACGTATCTTTGTTTTTTCGAAATATTGCGTCGCGCTGGAGGGGTATTTTTCGCCCAGATCAATTATGTCGTCGTCGCGGCGGGGGTGGTGTGGGCTTATCTTCTGTTCGGCGACGAACCCAACATTTGGCTGTGGGCCGCCATTGCCATCATTGCGCTTGGACTTGCGGTAATGAATTACTCGAAATCCAGAACAGTGCGTAGCGCGAAAGTTTGA